Proteins encoded by one window of Winogradskyella sp. PG-2:
- a CDS encoding M15 family metallopeptidase yields MKNLFILFSFILIHFSINTNTKHVIVNENIEIQINSTKTVDKLTPYITKDFVLGKFDYKQDSTFVKVNFKHSTKEVYLKNEVYTAFVSMLNSAKNAGIELKIISGTRNFKEQETIWERKWNRYKNLTPIARALKILEYSSMPCTSRHHWGTDIDLNSLNNSYFNSGKGLAEYNWLITHANSFGFHQVYTEKNKNRTGYNLEKWHWSYLPLASKYLEFYNSKIESIYINGFKGSELVEDLNIIEDYVNGVSDKVKNYK; encoded by the coding sequence ATGAAAAATCTGTTCATACTTTTTTCTTTTATACTTATACATTTTAGTATAAATACTAACACTAAACATGTCATTGTAAATGAGAATATTGAAATACAAATTAACAGCACCAAAACAGTAGATAAGCTAACACCTTATATCACAAAAGATTTTGTATTAGGTAAATTTGATTACAAACAAGATTCAACATTTGTAAAAGTAAATTTTAAGCATTCTACGAAAGAGGTTTATCTTAAAAATGAAGTCTATACAGCTTTTGTGAGCATGCTAAATTCAGCAAAAAATGCAGGGATTGAGTTAAAAATAATCTCTGGAACCCGAAATTTCAAAGAACAAGAAACTATTTGGGAACGTAAATGGAATAGGTATAAGAATCTTACTCCAATTGCACGTGCATTAAAAATTTTAGAATATAGTTCAATGCCTTGTACATCTAGACATCATTGGGGAACAGATATCGATCTAAATAGTTTAAATAATTCGTATTTTAACAGCGGAAAAGGACTTGCAGAATATAATTGGTTGATAACTCATGCAAATAGCTTTGGATTTCATCAGGTTTATACTGAGAAAAACAAAAATAGAACAGGTTACAACTTAGAGAAATGGCATTGGTCTTATTTACCGTTAGCAAGTAAATATTTAGAGTTTTATAATTCTAAAATTGAGTCAATTTATATTAATGGATTTAAGGGTTCAGAACTTGTTGAAGATCTAAACATCATTGAAGATTATGTTAATGGCGTTTCTGATAAAGTGAAAAATTATAAATAA
- a CDS encoding diacylglycerol kinase yields MQKKEPFIINRLKSVSYAFKGMLILIKTEASIKIQIFIAIIVTITGFYFDISKTEWMVQFAMIGLVMSIEGLNTAVEYIADFIHPEYHKKIGLIKDVAAGAVFIASVVAVIIAGIIYLPKIL; encoded by the coding sequence ATGCAAAAAAAAGAACCCTTCATTATTAATAGACTCAAAAGTGTAAGCTATGCTTTTAAAGGTATGCTTATTCTTATAAAAACTGAAGCTAGTATAAAAATACAAATCTTCATTGCTATTATCGTAACCATAACTGGTTTCTATTTTGATATTTCAAAAACAGAATGGATGGTTCAGTTTGCTATGATTGGTTTGGTAATGAGTATTGAAGGTTTAAATACCGCGGTAGAATATATTGCTGACTTTATCCACCCAGAATATCATAAAAAAATAGGATTAATTAAAGATGTTGCGGCTGGTGCTGTTTTTATAGCTTCAGTTGTTGCTGTAATTATTGCTGGTATTATTTATCTTCCAAAAATACTATAA
- the tpx gene encoding thiol peroxidase — MANVTLGGTPVETIGNLPEVGSKAPGFKLTGTDLADKSNNDFDGSRLVLNIFPSVDTGTCAQSIRTFNEKASELENTKVLCISKDLPFAMARFCGAEGIENVESFSDYKTGEFGDDYGLTFTTGAFETLLSRCIVVIDANGTVLHNEQISEIADEPNYDAALDALK; from the coding sequence ATGGCAAACGTAACTTTAGGAGGAACACCAGTAGAAACTATAGGAAATTTACCAGAAGTTGGTAGTAAAGCACCAGGCTTTAAGCTCACTGGAACAGATTTAGCAGATAAATCTAATAATGATTTTGATGGTAGTAGATTAGTTTTAAATATATTTCCAAGTGTAGATACAGGAACATGTGCACAATCTATTAGAACCTTTAATGAAAAAGCTAGTGAATTAGAAAATACAAAGGTATTATGTATTTCTAAAGATTTACCATTTGCTATGGCACGTTTTTGTGGTGCAGAAGGTATTGAAAATGTAGAAAGCTTTTCTGATTATAAAACTGGGGAATTTGGTGATGATTATGGATTGACTTTTACTACAGGAGCATTTGAAACCTTACTATCTCGTTGTATCGTTGTTATAGATGCAAACGGAACAGTTTTACATAATGAGCAGATTTCTGAAATTGCTGATGAGCCAAATTATGATGCAGCATTAGACGCATTAAAATAG
- the pheT gene encoding phenylalanine--tRNA ligase subunit beta produces MKISYNWLKQFIKVDWDAEKTGDLLTDLGLEIEGIEHYQSVKGGLEGIVVGEVLTCKQHPNADRLKVTTVNIGADAHLQIVCGAPNVAAGQKVPVATVGTTLYTAEGEAWKIKKGKIRGEESHGMICAEDELGLGESHDGIMVLDNQYVVGTAAAEIFDIENDEVFEIGLTPNRADAMSHYGVARDLKAGLLQYEVNVELITPSVSSYHVDTRSLKIDVDVQDKEKAPRYCGVTISGVKVKTSPSWLQHRLKSIGLTPINNIVDATNYVLHELGQPLHAFDAHKVTGNKVEVKTCEAGTKFTTLDGVVRELHEDDLMICDAEKPMCIAGVFGGIDSGVSENTTNIFLESAYFDPVSIRKTAKRHALNTDASFRFERGIDPNITEYALKRAALLIIEIAGGEITSDISDSYPKKIEDFEVRLSFENAKKLIGEEIPREIIKGILTSLDIKVNNVTEAGLGLTVPAYRNDVQREADIIEEILRVYGYNNIGTTEKLNASISNSSRFEDYKLQNIIGNQLASQGFYEIMANSLTTPKYVELSEQLNADHNVTMLNPLSNDLEVMRQSLLFSGLEAVAHNINRKRDDLKLFEFGKTYHQYSENREEHKHLSVFVTGNKTEERWNATTSPSDFFYLKGTIETVLQRLGLNRFRSAPTKLDILSEGVSLTLGKKTLVNFGLVKKSVLKHFGISQPVLFADFNWDNVLDMAQHNKIKFSAISKYPEVRRDFALLLDHSVSFEEINTIAKQTEKQLLKNVNLFDVYEGKKLPAGKKSYAVSFTLQDKNKTLTDKQIDKIMSKLQKNFESKLGAELR; encoded by the coding sequence ATGAAGATATCATACAACTGGCTTAAACAGTTTATAAAAGTAGATTGGGACGCTGAGAAAACAGGAGATTTATTAACTGATCTTGGTCTAGAAATTGAAGGTATAGAGCACTACCAATCTGTAAAAGGCGGATTAGAAGGTATCGTTGTTGGTGAGGTATTAACCTGCAAACAACATCCTAACGCTGATCGTTTAAAAGTAACTACTGTAAATATTGGTGCAGATGCACATTTACAAATTGTATGTGGAGCACCAAATGTTGCTGCAGGGCAAAAAGTACCTGTTGCTACTGTCGGAACGACACTTTATACGGCTGAAGGCGAAGCTTGGAAAATTAAAAAAGGTAAGATTCGTGGAGAAGAAAGCCATGGAATGATTTGTGCAGAAGACGAACTAGGACTTGGAGAATCTCACGACGGTATTATGGTTTTAGATAACCAGTATGTAGTCGGAACTGCTGCCGCAGAAATTTTCGATATTGAAAATGATGAAGTCTTTGAAATTGGCTTAACACCAAACCGAGCAGATGCCATGAGTCATTATGGTGTTGCACGTGATTTAAAAGCCGGATTATTACAATACGAAGTGAATGTAGAGTTAATTACACCTTCTGTAAGTTCTTATCATGTTGATACTAGATCATTAAAAATTGATGTCGATGTGCAAGACAAAGAAAAAGCCCCACGCTATTGTGGTGTTACCATTTCGGGAGTTAAAGTAAAAACATCACCAAGTTGGTTACAACATCGTCTAAAATCTATAGGCCTAACTCCTATTAATAATATTGTTGATGCTACAAATTATGTGTTGCATGAGCTTGGTCAACCACTCCATGCTTTTGATGCGCATAAAGTAACTGGAAATAAAGTTGAAGTTAAGACATGTGAGGCTGGCACAAAATTTACAACACTAGATGGTGTTGTAAGAGAGTTACACGAAGATGATTTAATGATTTGCGATGCTGAAAAACCAATGTGTATCGCTGGTGTTTTTGGAGGTATTGATTCTGGCGTTTCAGAAAATACCACTAATATTTTCTTAGAAAGCGCCTATTTCGATCCGGTTAGTATTAGAAAAACAGCAAAGCGTCATGCTTTAAATACAGATGCGTCTTTTAGATTTGAAAGAGGAATAGATCCTAACATTACAGAATATGCATTAAAGCGTGCTGCACTTTTGATAATTGAAATTGCTGGTGGTGAAATAACAAGTGATATTTCTGACTCTTACCCAAAGAAAATTGAAGACTTTGAAGTCCGACTAAGTTTTGAAAATGCCAAAAAATTAATTGGTGAAGAAATTCCTAGAGAAATTATTAAAGGTATTTTAACCTCTTTAGATATTAAAGTAAACAATGTTACCGAAGCTGGTTTAGGTTTAACTGTACCTGCGTACAGAAATGACGTACAGCGCGAAGCAGATATTATTGAAGAGATTCTTAGAGTATATGGTTATAACAATATAGGTACAACTGAAAAATTAAATGCCTCTATTTCTAATTCATCTCGATTTGAAGATTATAAACTTCAGAATATTATTGGTAATCAATTAGCATCTCAAGGGTTCTATGAGATTATGGCAAATTCTCTAACAACTCCAAAATATGTAGAGCTAAGTGAGCAATTAAATGCAGATCATAATGTAACAATGCTAAATCCTCTTAGTAATGATTTGGAAGTGATGCGTCAATCCTTATTGTTTTCTGGTTTAGAAGCGGTTGCTCATAACATCAATAGAAAGCGTGACGATTTAAAATTATTTGAATTTGGTAAAACCTATCACCAATATTCAGAAAACCGAGAAGAACATAAGCATTTATCTGTATTTGTTACCGGAAATAAAACTGAGGAGCGTTGGAACGCAACAACATCTCCTAGTGACTTCTTTTATTTAAAAGGAACTATTGAAACAGTTTTACAACGTTTAGGTTTAAATCGTTTTAGGTCAGCTCCAACAAAACTAGACATACTTAGTGAAGGTGTAAGTTTAACGCTTGGAAAGAAAACTTTAGTCAATTTTGGATTGGTAAAAAAATCAGTACTGAAACACTTTGGGATTTCTCAACCTGTATTGTTCGCAGATTTTAATTGGGATAATGTCCTAGATATGGCACAGCATAACAAGATAAAGTTTAGTGCTATCTCAAAATACCCAGAAGTTAGACGAGATTTTGCTTTGTTATTAGATCATAGTGTTTCTTTTGAAGAAATTAATACTATAGCCAAACAAACCGAAAAACAATTGCTTAAAAACGTGAACTTGTTTGATGTCTATGAAGGTAAAAAACTACCAGCAGGCAAAAAGAGTTATGCTGTGAGTTTTACACTTCAAGATAAAAATAAGACTTTAACAGATAAGCAAATAGACAAAATCATGTCTAAGCTTCAGAAAAATTTTGAATCTAAACTTGGTGCAGAGTTGAGGTAA
- a CDS encoding peroxiredoxin family protein codes for MKKILVLLLVSLIWNCEEEKKQQKLEVGTYRAVLEVQDNEELPFIFEVKSPRELNIYNAEEVIEVDEIEYRNDSIFIKAPVFEGYIAAVFEGDNLKGSFIKESLDRIVPFKAIFKNENRFDAKSKPTQKVTGIWEIVFSPESEDDAYIAKGIFAQDEEKVTGTFRTTTGDYRYLEGVMDGNEMKLSTFDGAHAFLFTAKVLDSTLEGQFYSGNHWKEPFVAKRNASYELPSANDLTFLKEGYNSVDFVFPNTSDELVGLKDDRFKDKVVIVQIMGTWCPNCLDESKYYADYYNKNKDSDLEIIALAFEYAKDKETAFSRIDRLRSKIGIEYPILLAQYGTSDKAKAQEKLPMLNHVLSYPTSIFIDKTGKVRKIHTGFNGPATGEKYIEFKTEFEGFVGELLAE; via the coding sequence ATGAAAAAAATATTAGTACTTCTGTTAGTCAGTTTAATATGGAATTGTGAAGAAGAGAAAAAACAACAAAAGTTAGAAGTTGGAACTTACAGAGCAGTTTTAGAAGTACAAGACAATGAGGAGTTACCTTTTATTTTTGAAGTAAAGTCACCTAGAGAATTGAATATATATAATGCTGAAGAGGTTATTGAAGTTGATGAAATTGAATACAGAAATGATTCTATTTTTATTAAAGCACCAGTCTTTGAAGGTTATATAGCTGCTGTTTTTGAAGGTGATAATCTAAAAGGTAGTTTTATAAAAGAAAGTTTAGATCGTATCGTACCATTTAAAGCAATATTTAAAAATGAAAACCGTTTTGATGCGAAATCTAAGCCTACTCAAAAAGTGACTGGAATATGGGAAATCGTTTTTAGTCCAGAGAGTGAAGACGATGCGTATATTGCTAAAGGTATTTTTGCACAAGACGAAGAAAAGGTAACAGGTACATTTAGAACCACAACAGGTGACTATCGTTATCTAGAAGGTGTAATGGATGGTAATGAAATGAAACTCTCAACCTTTGATGGTGCACATGCATTTTTATTTACGGCAAAAGTTTTGGACTCAACTTTAGAGGGTCAGTTCTATTCTGGTAACCATTGGAAAGAGCCTTTTGTAGCAAAACGAAATGCATCTTACGAATTACCTAGTGCAAATGACTTAACGTTTTTAAAAGAAGGTTACAATAGTGTTGATTTTGTGTTTCCTAATACGTCTGATGAGTTGGTAGGACTTAAAGACGATCGTTTTAAAGACAAAGTGGTGATTGTGCAGATCATGGGAACCTGGTGTCCTAATTGTTTAGACGAAAGTAAATACTATGCGGATTATTACAATAAAAATAAAGACAGCGATTTAGAAATTATAGCCTTGGCATTTGAATACGCCAAGGATAAAGAGACTGCTTTTAGTAGAATAGATCGATTACGATCTAAAATTGGTATTGAGTACCCAATTCTCTTAGCACAATACGGAACATCTGATAAAGCTAAGGCGCAAGAAAAATTACCAATGCTTAACCATGTGTTGTCTTATCCGACATCTATTTTTATAGATAAAACAGGTAAAGTGCGTAAAATTCATACGGGTTTTAATGGACCAGCAACTGGTGAAAAATATATAGAGTTTAAAACCGAGTTTGAAGGGTTTGTTGGAGAGTTGTTAGCTGAATAA
- a CDS encoding nuclear transport factor 2 family protein translates to MKLFAIITIIIGLAIVPISTQESDFNHNKLKTLDAAWEKAQLELNFDFIESLLAEDFIWV, encoded by the coding sequence ATGAAACTATTTGCTATAATTACAATTATTATTGGATTAGCAATAGTCCCAATATCCACTCAAGAAAGTGATTTCAACCACAATAAACTTAAAACATTAGATGCTGCATGGGAAAAGGCACAATTAGAATTGAATTTTGATTTTATTGAGTCATTATTAGCTGAAGACTTTATATGGGTATAA
- a CDS encoding DUF4870 domain-containing protein, with protein MSIIKDIREQSGYTQIELAKQSGLSLRTIQRLESNNKEPKGHSLTVLSEVFKIQPSQLQNKFKSIEQTKASATTSIRLINLSILSFIGIPFGNIILPFILWRVYRKSKLVDEMGRRIVNIQIIWCLITALLLVICPFISLKFFDNAQIILYVLFACYAANVIPVFMTAMKLKRNNFNFFYISLRLI; from the coding sequence TTGAGCATTATTAAGGATATAAGAGAGCAATCTGGCTATACACAAATAGAGTTAGCCAAACAATCTGGCTTGTCTTTGAGAACGATTCAACGTTTAGAATCGAATAATAAAGAGCCCAAAGGACATTCTCTCACTGTTCTTTCTGAAGTTTTTAAAATACAGCCTTCTCAACTTCAAAATAAATTTAAAAGTATTGAACAGACAAAAGCCTCAGCAACCACTTCAATAAGACTCATAAATTTATCAATTCTATCTTTTATAGGTATTCCTTTTGGCAACATTATTCTACCATTTATACTTTGGCGAGTTTACCGAAAATCTAAATTGGTTGACGAAATGGGAAGACGAATTGTAAATATTCAAATTATATGGTGTTTAATTACTGCTCTGTTACTTGTAATTTGCCCTTTCATAAGTTTAAAATTTTTTGATAACGCTCAAATCATTTTATACGTTTTATTTGCATGCTATGCAGCAAATGTTATTCCTGTTTTTATGACAGCCATGAAATTAAAACGTAATAATTTCAATTTTTTCTATATTTCGCTTCGTCTTATTTAG
- a CDS encoding short-chain fatty acid transporter, whose amino-acid sequence MLTKLGQKFTDAFTKYMPSAYVFALLLTLLTVLLALTLTDNKPISILEGWYNGFWKLLSFGMQIVLIIITAYCIAQSNPIKKGIDKIAKYIKTPTQVYLIIISLGALLSLISFGMVVVTAILGRELALRIKGIHYPFLIACVYFSFNGWVCGLSSSIALLLNTENNFLIKSGILNDTISTSYSLGSTLNLSMIVLFVIIAPFIIWLLIPKSSKGKELSDLKIDNSEIDTSVKEEALSYKLPFRAVSDALNNAGWLQISVAVLGLSYIVYHFSTKGFDLNFNIMIFIFLIVGMFLHITPMRYSIAMKRASSNISGILFQYPFYAGIMGIMLASGLGTKISVLLASVATPDSYAFISYLTGGLINFAIPSAGGEFAVIGPSIINMVQDLGINLPTNEVNAMTARAAMSVAYGESLSNLLQPFFLLMVFPVMGSGIKIQARDIVGYLFIPFVVLFILQALMVTYVPF is encoded by the coding sequence ATGCTAACTAAACTCGGACAAAAATTTACAGATGCCTTTACCAAATATATGCCAAGTGCTTATGTCTTCGCATTATTATTAACCCTATTAACAGTACTTTTAGCTCTAACTCTTACAGACAACAAACCTATTTCTATTTTAGAGGGTTGGTATAATGGTTTTTGGAAACTTTTGTCTTTTGGTATGCAAATCGTATTAATTATTATTACAGCATATTGTATTGCGCAATCGAATCCAATAAAAAAGGGAATTGATAAAATTGCAAAATATATTAAAACCCCAACTCAAGTATATCTAATCATTATCTCATTAGGCGCATTATTATCTTTAATAAGCTTTGGAATGGTTGTAGTAACTGCTATTTTAGGAAGAGAACTTGCTTTAAGAATTAAAGGTATCCACTACCCTTTTTTAATTGCCTGTGTTTACTTTTCTTTTAACGGTTGGGTCTGCGGCTTATCAAGTTCTATCGCTTTACTTCTAAATACTGAAAATAATTTTTTAATAAAATCTGGTATCTTAAACGATACCATTTCCACAAGTTACAGCTTAGGTTCAACATTAAACTTATCCATGATTGTTCTATTTGTTATTATAGCGCCTTTTATTATATGGTTGTTAATACCAAAATCTTCTAAAGGCAAAGAATTAAGTGATTTAAAAATAGATAACAGCGAAATAGATACTTCTGTAAAAGAAGAAGCTTTATCCTACAAGCTACCTTTCAGAGCTGTTTCTGATGCTTTAAACAATGCAGGCTGGTTACAAATAAGTGTTGCTGTATTGGGTTTAAGTTATATTGTTTATCATTTTTCAACGAAAGGCTTTGACTTAAATTTCAATATTATGATTTTTATTTTCTTAATTGTTGGAATGTTTTTACATATTACTCCTATGCGTTACAGTATTGCTATGAAACGTGCCAGCAGTAATATTTCTGGCATCTTATTTCAATATCCATTTTACGCAGGTATTATGGGTATTATGCTAGCTTCTGGTTTGGGTACAAAAATTAGTGTTCTTTTAGCCTCAGTTGCCACACCAGACTCTTATGCTTTTATTTCTTATCTTACAGGAGGCCTTATAAATTTTGCTATACCTTCAGCTGGTGGTGAATTTGCAGTTATTGGACCAAGTATTATTAATATGGTGCAAGATTTAGGAATTAATTTACCTACAAATGAGGTCAATGCAATGACAGCAAGAGCAGCTATGTCAGTAGCATATGGTGAAAGTTTAAGTAATCTACTCCAACCATTTTTCTTGCTAATGGTATTCCCAGTAATGGGATCTGGCATAAAAATACAAGCTAGAGATATAGTTGGCTATTTGTTTATCCCATTTGTGGTACTGTTCATTTTACAAGCTTTAATGGTAACTTATGTGCCTTTTTAG
- a CDS encoding DUF2911 domain-containing protein, with the protein MKTTITSFVLCFLLCVSFTANAQLETPRGSQKAAVMQRVGTTDITITYSRPSVNDREIWGKLVPYGMNNLGFGTSKAAPWRAGANENTTITFTHDAKIEGESIEAGTYGLHINVKDADNATIILSKDKDAWGSYFYDEAKDALRADVKLTDNEHTELLTFDFHDVKANSAIASLKWGKRAIPFKVEVDVTEVVLEDIRAQFKGQKGFTRQNWEQAANFSMNNGGDLDEALGWINSALEGQFFSQKTVNGLAIKSQILQKKGDMKGYGKTMDEAAAMANPNQINRMGYAMITAKDFDRAVKYFSMNVKSDPKNANWYDSLGEAYKAKGDKKTAIKHFKKSLTLNPAANVKANSEKNLKELGAL; encoded by the coding sequence ATGAAAACTACAATTACTTCTTTTGTATTGTGTTTTTTGCTTTGTGTTTCTTTCACGGCAAATGCACAATTAGAAACACCACGTGGAAGCCAAAAAGCCGCAGTTATGCAGCGTGTAGGAACAACTGATATTACAATTACGTATTCTAGACCTAGTGTCAATGACAGAGAAATTTGGGGGAAATTAGTGCCTTATGGTATGAATAACCTTGGATTTGGAACATCTAAAGCTGCTCCATGGCGAGCTGGTGCTAATGAAAATACTACAATCACATTTACACACGATGCTAAAATTGAAGGCGAATCCATAGAGGCTGGTACTTATGGGTTACATATTAATGTAAAAGATGCGGATAATGCTACCATAATTTTATCCAAAGATAAAGATGCGTGGGGAAGTTATTTTTATGACGAAGCTAAAGATGCCTTGCGGGCAGATGTAAAATTAACAGATAATGAACATACAGAATTATTGACTTTTGACTTTCATGATGTAAAAGCTAACTCAGCTATAGCATCATTAAAATGGGGAAAGAGAGCGATTCCTTTTAAAGTTGAAGTAGATGTTACGGAAGTGGTTCTTGAAGATATAAGAGCTCAATTTAAAGGACAAAAAGGCTTTACAAGACAGAATTGGGAGCAAGCAGCTAACTTTTCAATGAATAATGGTGGAGATTTAGATGAGGCCTTAGGTTGGATTAACTCAGCATTAGAGGGTCAATTTTTTAGTCAGAAAACTGTAAATGGTTTAGCAATTAAATCTCAAATACTTCAGAAGAAAGGGGACATGAAAGGTTATGGGAAAACTATGGACGAGGCAGCAGCTATGGCAAACCCTAATCAAATCAATCGAATGGGTTATGCTATGATTACTGCTAAAGACTTTGATAGAGCAGTGAAATATTTTAGTATGAATGTAAAAAGTGATCCTAAAAATGCAAATTGGTACGACAGTTTAGGAGAAGCGTATAAGGCAAAGGGTGATAAAAAAACAGCTATCAAACACTTCAAAAAATCATTAACATTAAATCCAGCTGCAAACGTAAAAGCAAATTCTGAAAAAAATTTGAAGGAATTAGGAGCATTATAA
- the recG gene encoding ATP-dependent DNA helicase RecG, producing the protein MNTNLQTPIDYLKGVGPNRADLLRTELGIKSYQDLINLFPNRYINRTKYYKVKELERNNAEVQLIGVITGFREVAQKRGKRLVADFKDDTGMMELVWFRGQKWIRESLKINQPYVIFGKTNWFSGKYSMPHPEIELQSEHDNNLRSAMQAIYPSTEKLSNKGITNRVVAKIMQQLFIETKGNFVETLSDSVKGELKLISKSDALFNVHFPKTPELLSRAQFRLKFEELFYIQLQLILKNLIHKSKIKGFPFNKVGDYFNTFYKDHLPFELTNAQKRVLKEIRQDLGSNAQMNRLLQGDVGSGKTIVALMSILMGLDNGFQCCLMAPTAILSVQHYNGLYELCKPLNISISLLIGSTKTSTRKEIHENLENGSLQLLIGTHALLEDKVKFKNLGLAIIDEQHRFGVAQRSKLWHKNTSPPHVLVMTATPIPRTLAMSVYGDLDISIIDELPAGRKQIKTVHRYDNNRLKVFKFMKDEIALGRQIYIVYPLIQESEKMDYKDLMDGYESISREFPMPNYQISIVHGKMKPADKDYEMQRFVKGETNIMVATTVIEVGVNVPNASVMIIESAERFGLSQLHQLRGRVGRGAEQSYCILMTSHKLSQDSKTRLETMVRSSDGFEIAEVDLKLRGPGDIMGTQQSGVLNLRIADIVKDKDILEQARYYAKGVLKLDPSLGLPEQRVILNTYRQMSKYRNIWNYIS; encoded by the coding sequence ATGAATACCAACCTCCAAACACCTATAGATTATTTGAAAGGCGTAGGTCCAAATCGTGCTGATTTGTTACGTACTGAGTTAGGTATTAAAAGCTATCAAGACCTCATCAACCTATTCCCGAATCGTTATATAAATCGTACTAAGTATTACAAAGTAAAAGAACTTGAACGGAACAACGCAGAAGTTCAACTCATTGGAGTGATAACCGGATTTAGAGAAGTTGCCCAAAAACGAGGAAAAAGACTTGTTGCTGATTTTAAAGACGATACCGGAATGATGGAACTTGTATGGTTTCGTGGTCAGAAATGGATAAGAGAAAGTCTTAAAATAAATCAACCTTATGTGATTTTTGGAAAAACAAATTGGTTTAGTGGAAAATATAGTATGCCGCATCCTGAGATAGAATTACAATCTGAGCACGACAATAATTTACGTTCTGCGATGCAAGCAATTTATCCTTCTACTGAGAAACTTTCAAATAAAGGCATTACAAATCGTGTTGTTGCCAAAATAATGCAGCAGTTGTTTATAGAAACCAAAGGCAATTTTGTTGAGACACTTTCTGATTCGGTAAAAGGAGAATTGAAATTAATTTCAAAATCAGACGCACTTTTTAATGTTCATTTCCCGAAGACTCCGGAACTACTTTCTAGAGCTCAATTCCGATTAAAATTCGAAGAATTATTTTATATTCAATTACAATTAATTCTTAAAAATCTTATTCATAAATCTAAAATTAAAGGCTTTCCTTTTAATAAAGTGGGAGACTATTTTAATACCTTCTATAAAGACCATTTACCTTTTGAATTAACCAACGCACAGAAACGTGTTTTAAAAGAAATTAGACAAGATTTAGGAAGTAATGCACAGATGAATAGACTTTTACAAGGAGATGTAGGTTCTGGAAAAACAATAGTAGCCCTAATGTCAATATTAATGGGACTTGACAACGGTTTTCAATGTTGTTTAATGGCTCCAACTGCTATTTTGTCAGTACAGCATTATAATGGATTATATGAATTATGTAAACCATTAAATATCAGTATTTCATTACTTATTGGTTCAACTAAAACTTCAACACGTAAAGAAATTCATGAAAATTTAGAAAATGGTAGTTTACAACTGCTAATTGGCACACACGCTTTACTTGAAGACAAGGTGAAATTCAAAAATTTAGGACTCGCAATTATTGACGAACAACATCGTTTTGGAGTAGCCCAACGAAGTAAGTTATGGCACAAGAACACCTCTCCTCCACATGTACTTGTGATGACCGCAACTCCAATTCCCAGAACTTTAGCAATGTCCGTTTATGGAGATTTAGATATCTCTATAATTGATGAATTACCAGCAGGAAGAAAACAGATAAAAACAGTTCATCGTTATGACAATAATCGCCTAAAAGTTTTCAAATTTATGAAAGATGAAATTGCTTTAGGTCGACAAATTTATATCGTCTATCCTTTAATTCAGGAAAGTGAAAAAATGGATTATAAAGATTTGATGGATGGTTACGAAAGCATCTCTAGAGAGTTTCCGATGCCAAACTATCAGATTTCTATTGTACATGGAAAAATGAAGCCTGCAGATAAAGATTACGAAATGCAACGTTTTGTTAAAGGAGAAACTAATATTATGGTTGCTACAACAGTTATTGAAGTTGGTGTTAATGTTCCGAATGCTTCAGTAATGATTATTGAAAGTGCAGAGCGCTTTGGCTTGTCGCAATTACATCAATTACGAGGGCGTGTAGGTCGCGGTGCAGAACAGAGTTACTGTATTCTAATGACAAGTCACAAATTGAGTCAGGATAGTAAAACTAGATTAGAGACCATGGTACGCTCTAGTGATGGTTTTGAAATTGCAGAAGTTGATTTAAAACTACGTGGACCAGGTGATATTATGGGTACACAACAAAGCGGTGTATTGAACCTTAGAATTGCAGATATTGTTAAGGATAAAGATATCTTAGAGCAAGCACGTTATTATGCAAAAGGTGTTTTAAAACTCGATCCAAGTTTAGGTTTACCAGAGCAAAGAGTCATTTTAAATACCTATAGACAAATGAGTAAGTATCGCAATATTTGGAATTATATTAGTTAA